The DNA segment TGGACGCCGAGGCATCGACAATCACCAGCCACAGCTCATGGGAGGCACGGCTGCGGTTGCAGTACACCAGGTCTTTACGCGATTGTGGTCGCCCGCCCAACAAGGTGCCCGGCCAATTGACCATCCCCTCGGCGCCGTTGCGCGCCCGCCCTTGCCTGCCTTGATCCAGTCGACCCGCCTTGGGCCGGGCATCCGCCCCCGCGTCAGGTCGGGGGCGAATGCCTAGGGCTTTTTTGGCCAGGTGGGTATTTCACGGCGGGCACCCGTTACTTGTGTAGACGGAGGCATTTCACCCCACTGTCCCTGGCCGCTGCTGGGGTCAGTGGGTTTGGGCGCCGGCGCATTTTCCGGCGGGTGGGCGGCAGATGAATGCTCCTGGCGACGATGGCGCAGGGCAAATTCGGCAACGGCCTCTATATCTTCTTCAGCGATGGCCGCAGCCCCACGCCACGCCGCATGGGCCCGCGCCCCGCGCAACCACACCAGATCGGCGCGCAGGCCATCCACACCAGCGGCAAAGCAGCGCTCGGTAATCTGCGCCAGGGCCTGGTCATCCAGGGCGATGCTTTCCAGGCGTGCACGGGCCTGGGTGCAACGCGCACGCAGCGCCGCTTGCTGGTCAGCCCACTGCGCGCAGAACGCCCCAGGGTCGCTATCGAAATCCAGGCGCCGACGGATGATCTGCCCGCGCTCGGTCGGCAAAGTCTGCCCGCTCAATGCCACGTTGAAACCGAACCGATCCAGCAACTGCGGACGCAATTCACCCTCTTCCGGGTTCATCGTGCCGATCAGCACAAAACGCGCCGAGTGCCGGTGGGATATACCGTCGCGTTCGATCAGGTTGGTGCCACTGGCGGCTACATCCAATAGCAGGTCCACCAGATGATCAGGCAGTAGATTGACCTCATCCACATACAGTACCCCGCCATCGGCCTTGGCCAGCACCCCAGGGGAAAACTGCGCACGGCCTTCGCTCAGCGCCGCATCCAGGTCCAGAGTGCCGACCAAACGCTCTTCGGTGGCGCCCAACGGCAAGGTGACGAATTGCCCGCTGGCCAACAGGTCCGCCAGGCCGCGAGCCAGGGTGGACTTGGCCATGCCGCGCGGGCCTTCGATCAGCACGCCACCGATCTTCGGGTCGATGGCGGTCAGGCACAGGGCAAGCTTCAGGTCGTCGGCACCGACCACTGCCGACAGTGGGAAATGGGGGATGTCAGTCATCAACTGTCTTCTTCTATGTCCAGCAACAGGTTTTCCAATGCCTCGCGGTACGCCCCCGGTGCCTGCCACATACCGCGCTGCTGGGCTTCCAGCATGCGCTCGGTCATGTCGCGCAAGGCCGCGGGGTTGTGCTGTTGCACAAACGCCCGGGTGTCGGGGTCGAGCAGGTAAGCATCGGCCAGCAATGCATATTGGTGGTCATCGATCAGCGCCGTGGTCGCGTCGAAGGCGAACAGATTGTCCACCGTCGCCGCCATCTCGAACGCGCCTTTATAGCCGTGGCGCTTGACCCCTTCGATCCACTTGGGGTTGGCGGCGCGGGAACGGATCACCCGGTTCAGCTCTTCCTTCAGCGTGCGGATTTTCGGCAAGTCCGGCTGGCTATGATCGCCATGGTAGCTGGCGGCCTTGGCGCCACTGAGGGTTTCCACGGCGGCGAGCATACCGCCCTGGAATTGGTAATAGTCATTGGAGTCGAGCAAGTCGTGCTCGTGGTTATCCTGGTTCTGCAGCACGGCCTGCACCTGGCTCAGGCGCTGGGCGAACTGTTCACGGGCGGCGGTGCCTTCATCCGCACCGCCATAGGCGTAGCCCCCCCAATTCAGGTAGACCTCGGCCAGGTCTTCGCGGCTTTGCCACAGGCGACCGTCAATC comes from the Pseudomonas shahriarae genome and includes:
- a CDS encoding ATP-binding protein: MTDIPHFPLSAVVGADDLKLALCLTAIDPKIGGVLIEGPRGMAKSTLARGLADLLASGQFVTLPLGATEERLVGTLDLDAALSEGRAQFSPGVLAKADGGVLYVDEVNLLPDHLVDLLLDVAASGTNLIERDGISHRHSARFVLIGTMNPEEGELRPQLLDRFGFNVALSGQTLPTERGQIIRRRLDFDSDPGAFCAQWADQQAALRARCTQARARLESIALDDQALAQITERCFAAGVDGLRADLVWLRGARAHAAWRGAAAIAEEDIEAVAEFALRHRRQEHSSAAHPPENAPAPKPTDPSSGQGQWGEMPPSTQVTGARREIPTWPKKP